In one window of Mesorhizobium sp. B2-1-1 DNA:
- a CDS encoding Gfo/Idh/MocA family protein encodes MIGKQDRRLRVGVLGCGPIAQFAHLESCAKAVNADLYAICDAAPDLLARMGATYEPRKMYADYDEMLADPELEAVIVATSDAYHVPMSIKALDAGKHVLCEKPIGTSVEEGEALAAAVKRSGRILQVGHMKRFDPALEAARDFVRDEMGEVLALKAWYCDSTHRYTNTDAVQPLPVTSKLAKKPSGNPKADLRQYFMLAHGSHLVDTARFLCGEITAVRARLNERFGAYCWFVETEFASGALGHLDLTVAVRMDWHEGFQLYGENGSVIAKTFNPWYFRASEVDIFHEKDATSRKPLGADGHFFRRQLEGLADTVLNGAPMRGANVEDGIASIRAMVAIARSVETGERIELASVSGAV; translated from the coding sequence ATGATCGGGAAACAGGACAGGCGCCTCAGGGTCGGCGTGCTCGGCTGCGGCCCCATCGCGCAGTTCGCGCATCTGGAATCTTGTGCAAAGGCCGTCAATGCCGACCTCTACGCCATTTGCGACGCCGCGCCCGACCTGCTCGCCCGCATGGGCGCCACCTACGAGCCGCGGAAGATGTATGCCGACTATGACGAGATGCTCGCCGATCCGGAGCTGGAAGCGGTCATCGTCGCCACCTCGGACGCCTATCACGTGCCGATGTCGATCAAGGCACTCGACGCCGGCAAGCATGTGCTGTGCGAAAAGCCGATCGGAACTTCGGTCGAGGAAGGCGAGGCGCTGGCGGCGGCGGTGAAACGCTCCGGCAGGATCCTGCAGGTCGGCCACATGAAACGCTTCGATCCGGCGCTGGAGGCGGCGCGCGACTTCGTCCGCGACGAAATGGGCGAGGTGCTGGCGCTGAAGGCCTGGTATTGCGATTCCACCCACCGCTACACCAATACGGATGCGGTGCAGCCGCTGCCTGTCACCAGCAAGCTGGCGAAGAAACCGTCCGGCAATCCGAAGGCGGATCTCCGGCAGTATTTCATGCTGGCGCACGGCTCGCATCTGGTCGATACGGCCCGCTTCCTCTGCGGCGAGATCACGGCCGTACGCGCCCGTCTCAACGAACGCTTCGGCGCCTATTGCTGGTTCGTCGAGACCGAGTTCGCCAGCGGCGCGCTCGGCCATCTCGATCTCACCGTCGCCGTACGCATGGACTGGCACGAGGGCTTCCAGCTCTATGGCGAGAACGGCTCCGTCATCGCCAAGACGTTCAATCCCTGGTACTTCCGCGCCAGCGAGGTCGATATCTTCCATGAGAAGGACGCGACCTCGCGAAAACCGCTCGGCGCCGACGGCCATTTCTTCCGCCGCCAGCTGGAAGGTCTCGCCGACACGGTGCTGAACGGCGCGCCGATGCGCGGTGCCAATGTCGAGGACGGCATTGCCTCGATCCGCGCCATGGTCGCCATTGCCCGCTCCGTCGAGACCGGCGAGCGGATCGAGCTCGCTTCGGTCTCGGGTGCGGTCTGA